The genomic region AATGAATTGATGATGATCAAAGGACGTAAGTTAACAAAAACTATGTGAGAAGCAAATAGGGGTATGTGGATGACACAACCCTTCCTAAAATGAGTAGTAATTTTAGCAGGATACTCGGAACTAGCTAATTTCCTAATGCATCCTTGACTAGTATTCCTAAATCCTAAAACAGTCCTGAATTTGTTTGGTTTCCGAACTCAAACTGGATTCCCCAAACTCAAGTCCATTATATAATATGTGGGGTCTGCTCTTTCCGTTCACTCTTTACAAAGCGTCGTGACCATTCATTCAACAATGTTCGGAAAAGTATACCACCGTCGCCACATAGAGAGACGAACAACATCGCCAAATTGGTCTGACCTCCGATCTGAAATATTAGAGTTAAtaatgaaaaatctctccttccTTGACATGCTTCGATTTAAATCCGTTTGTTCTTCTTGGAATCAAGCCATGAAATGTTATTATGCCACATCGTTTCCGCAAACTTCTCCATGGCTAATGCTCCCTAGTGATCAAGAAAACGTTCATAACGATATTAGCACTCGTTGTTTCTACAGCCTTAAAGAAGATGAAGTTTACACTGTCAAGAACGTGTTACAAGAATGTCATGATGATTGGTGTGTTGGTTCATCACACGGTTGGCTGGTGATCATGGACAACAACGCAGTCCCACATCTTCTCAATCCCGTTTCACGGCGTAGAATTCAACTCCCAAAAATTTGGTCTCTGCAAAATTGCACCAGCAATCCTGACAGCATTGAACAATTGCGCATGACTTTTATTTGCAAAGCTGTTCTCTCCTCCGACCCTTCTTGCAACGGCAACTTTGTCGTTGTGATAATTTATGGTGTGTTATCTTCAAAACTTGGATTTTGTAAGTACGGGGAGGAGGGCAGCAGATGGAGAGGCTTAGAAGGTGTGCATGGAGAATATTGTGATGTTATTTTTCACAAGGAGAAGTTGTATGCATTGGCGGGGGATGGCTCGGTCGAAGTGTGGAGGGACTTCAACAACTCCTCTACTCCCATCAAAACTATGAATCTTCATCAACCATATTTAGAGCTAGAAAACGTAAATCATATAATTAGGGACTTTTCCAAGGACAAATATTCTACTCAGACTTACTTGGTGGAGTCTTTGGGTGAGATATTGTCCGTGGGGCGAGTTATCGGCAACTTTGTCAACCATGAGGGCACGGCTATTCTTGAGGGGGATCTAGATGAGTATGGTTACTTCTGTCCCTACAGAACATTGCAGTTTTATGTCCTCAAGTTGAATTTCACAGCCAGTAAGTGGGAGAAAGTTGAATCTTTGCGCGGTCGAGCTTTATTTCTGGGCGGGAATCAATCAATGTCATTATCGACTCCCGATTTTCTAGAATGCGAAGAAAACTCAATTTACTTCACGGACGATCGATGGGACGAGATCAATTTCAACGCCGGCAGTGTTGACGACAATCGTTATGGTGGTCATGATGTAGGAATATACAACATCGGCAACAAAGTTGTGAAGCCAATTTACCAATTTGAGAAGTGGAGAGTTGATCCACCACCCTTTTGGATAGTTCCTAACCCATGGTGAAAGTAGATAGTACACAAAATGGATGTGTTATGTAATCGATctcatttcttttatatataaattaatatttgaacACCAAAATTACTGGAAGAGGGTGAGGTTACAAGTCAATGTTTCTCTATCCAGCTTTCTAGCATGTAGAGCAACCAAACAACAGCAGGAAGTATAAAAATAGAAGCCAATCATTTCTACATTCTCCAGGTAACCTTCATTCCATACTTGGGATGAGGCACGTAAACAATCTCAAGCGGCTGCTGACTACTGGTTCAGCAGTAGCTGCAAAATATGCTTCTACCGTAAGCAAGATAAACTGGAGGCCACAAAATGTCAAAACGCTTCAGCTTGAGTGAATTCATTTGATTTTGACAATGCTTGTTTGCGATTGATGGCCACGATATTGCATCATCTGGAACTTTATCAGCTTTTGGCGTTTAATTTCTCTAAAAGGATCTTGTTTAGGAGTCCTGGATTTGCTTTTCCTTTTGATAGCTTCATTACCTGCAAAGGGTTAAAATGTTCAAAACCATCTCACTCAACTTAAGAAACACTATTAATAGCTTAATCGTGATTTAAAAACGGAGCATATGGATTACTGTTTCACAAAATTTTACCTGCCCAGCAAAATAACCTTGCAGTTTAGTTTTTCCACCACGATATTGTTCCAGCTGCTTTGGATTCTCCGACACCACCTTTTCTACCATTTTTTCAATCTCAGCAGGATCTACTATCTGTTACAAACACGTCATTAGAGGACCCTTAATTTGTTATGAACTTCTAAACCATATTATCATCGTAAGATGATTTTATTTCACTGTTTGATTGGCTGCATGCAGCTGTGCATAAATTTTATATGACATCATCCAACATAAATACTCTCTAATTGGAAACTAAGCAGACAAATTAGTAGGATCAATGAGTTATTTTAGGGTGAGATGAATTGTTATATTGTATTTGAATCTCCAGTGTTATCCTTACTTTAACTCACATAAAGTAGGGGCAcataaacaaatcaaaataatgTCTTTTGACTTCGGAAACTAGATAACATCTGTGAAACATGCCAAAAATAAGATACAATACCACCAATTTTACCAATCTGGTAAGCGGGAAATAATCCAGAGTCTAGACGACACAGTTATTTTTAGAAATATTGCGACGATGTTGaagttaacacaaaaaaaaaaagaatgaatgcTATATTAGGCTAAGGCACATGATGCTTGAGAAGGTGCTCAACCTTCGGCACAGTTTTAATCTAGCATAGGATCGGAGAATCAGATAAAATTACTAAACATCGGATATAAGGGCAATTAAGTTTCAAAGTCGAGACAGACAATTATAATCGgaccaaaaaaattagacaattaTAAGAATGAATCACACCTCAAACATCTGACCAtttaaaaataaggaaaactaacgaaaagtccaaaaaaactttagttttaaggaaaaaggacaaataaaggtgtagtgaatagtaccagagaAAGGTAAaattgtggtttttcgttaaaagtaaacagtaccggaagtgtttAGTTcaaactcccttaaaaataacAAGCCTGGCAATAAAGTGAACTTGCCTGTACTAAATCTTTTTCTTCAATCAGTCCCTTAACAGTACCACCCTTGGCTAGAAGCTCAAACAGTATCTGCAAATTCCATTGATCAtttagaaatacaaaaaattgtaaatgtagtccgaaagaagaaaagaaaacccatTACCTCTTTTCCTATTTTCCCACTAGTAGTCCCATCTTTTATGGAAGCTATTAACTCAGCCAACTCTTGGGGGCTAAGCTTAATCTCATTGATGgtcaatttttcatttttcatgtaGGCAGCAATATCACCCATTATCCAGTTGGTAGCTAGCTTCACATCAGCACCCTTTGTAATAGTAGTATCAAAAAACTCTGCAACCTATGGTATACATAAAGCAATCAGCCCCGCTTCATATATTACATATGATGCCATTTTTtaagacaaaaacaaaaataataagcaTGTATATCATGCCATTTAGATAATCATCAACCACTTGAACATTGAACTGATGAAATGACTAACTAAAGGCTTTTCTTGGTAATTTCAAAAGGGAACCAGCCATTGACACTAAAAACATCTGGTTTAAAACACACAGTAAGAGACTGATAGACACTCAAGAGAAAGATGGCCAGACATCAAACCCGCCAGGTACAATTGCTAGCATTGtaagtaaatattaatttttcttctgttctttctttctttctttctttctttctttgtgtGAATTATGTGACCTCAGGAATATAGAGCAACTCCCAACAGAGCAAGCATTCATAATTTCTACTTCTTTTGTTTCAGTCATAATTTCTACTTCTGTTTCTTCCTTTAACTCCCAAATTCTAGAAATTTAAAGCAACTCCGAGACAGAGAAAGCATTCAGAACAATATTCCAGAGAACTTACGTTTACGTCGTTGGCCAGAAAAAGAACATCCTGCATACTCAGACCCATCTTTTCATATCTCCGACGCTTCGTTTCTGGAAGTTCAGGCAATGTATTACGAATACCACCAACATAGTCTTGGGTGAGGAAAACTCCTGGAAGGTCTGGTTCTGGGAAATATCGGTAATCAGCAagtccttctttctttctcattgTAATTGTTTtctgaacagcacaataaagttAACAGAAGCACGTAGCTGGACACAGAGGAACGTTTTACACAATAAGGATGATAAAGGTGCTATCACCTGAGCTCCTTCTTCCCATAGACGAGTTTCCTGTACAATTTCTTTGTCCTCGCCTTGACTATGAAGAAGCACCTGCCTGGAGATTTCATAATCTATTGCCCTGCTCACAGAGGAaaatgaattcaaattttttatctcCACCTGCCAATATGTAATAGGAAGAATTACATCAGTCCCTGAAAACAATATATAATTGTACTACAGAAAAAATTGGCCAAAGAGAAAAATAGTCATTACAGTCAGTTTACATTGCaacatttttttccttcttccagTCCTTCTGTCTTTCTTAAGGTGAGTGGTTGTGTACATGCTATAACTGTGGATTTCTAATCCAAGGCCGTGACTTTGACAGTGATGATATAAAGGCTTGACATAACCTATTTAATAGTGTGTTTCTTTATGTTAAAAAGTATTTTCCATAACTCATTATGTCATTCAGGTAAGATCTTTGTCAAACACAAAATGCTTCCTTTCTGAGAAGATGTCACCAGAgggtaaaaaaattataacattcTGTGGATATTCTTCAATGCAGGAAACTTTTAGAAATAAGGCATCTTTAATTTGAGAAACAAATGAGAATGCATTGAGAAGTACCAATATCATTCTACCTTTTTCTAAAAAATCGGCATTTCctttaaaactttataaaagtACGGACTATTTGCAAAGAACAAATTCTACTTTATTCCAAGAACCTACCAGCAGTTTCAATCAGTTTCCATagctgaaattttgaaattttggtaaatCACCCCAGTTCTttgttctctctttttttcccgTGTTTCTCTTTATACTAGATTTGTagttgttaaaagaaaaaaaaaaaaaaaaaaaaaaaaacagaaaatgtgtaAAGTAACTACTTACCTTTGTCCCAAACTCTATGTGCCCAATTGGTCGAACAGAGATATTCACATCACAACGAAGTGAACCTTCTTGCATATTCCCATTACTCACTCCCAAGTACCGAACCAACCTCTGTAATTCTGCAGCATATTCTGCAGCTTCAATACCAGTTCTCATATCAGGTTCAGAAACAATCTCAAGCAAGGGCACCCCGGCTCTGTTTAAATCAACCTGCATGAAATAAACAAACAGTATCCAGAAAAGTGATAGTGTAAACCTTAGCCTCTCATAACCTTACATAACTATGAGAAGTAGATTTCTATATATGCATAAATAGTAATTGTTATTCCACAGTAAATTCAAAGGACATACAAAACTGAATTTACGCAGTATCCGTAACACAACACGAATCTAATTAAACCTTTAAAGTAgtacaacaaataaaagaaaataggaaataaagaaatttcacagagaaaaaaaataaaaaaacggaATGTGGTTCTCTATTTTATAACTTATAAGATGTAGAACAATGTTGATTTAAAAGTATGAAAGGAAAGGTACTTTCCTGTGAGTAACTTCCACCTTCTGAATGAAGCAGCTTCCCTGCATCCTCTTCCATGTGAACTCTTGTAATGCCGAATTTCCTATGCCCGCCACCATACTCCAAAGGAAGATCCACATCAATGTAGCCACCAGTGGCAATTGGAACATCAAACTGTGATATTTGGTAACCCTTCGGAAGGTCCGGGTAAAAGTACTGTTTCCTATCAAACTTTGAGTTGAATGACAATTTGCAATTGAGTGAAAGCCCGACTTTAATTGCAGATTCAATGACCTTCATGTTCAAAACGGGTAAAGCACCAGGCAGACCCATGCATACGGGGCAGACGCTAGTGTTCGGTGGAGAGCCATAATTATACGGGCAACTACAAAAGGCCTTGGTAAGAGTGTTGAGCTGGACATGAGTTTCTATACCTATGACTGCTTCATAGTCCTTTGAGGCTTTCTCGAGTGTTTTGTTCTGAATATTCGGTGCTACTTTCACTTGTGGCTTAACCTTATCTGGTGTAGCGGCTGTCTGGGTTTGTGCACTCCTCATTGTGCAATACAAAATGACATCTTTTCTTCTAAGTAGTGCAGTTGGATGGAGCAAACAAGGGTTCGTATGAAGGCTTCTAAAGATCGTGGAAGCCATCTTCGTAAACCAGCTGGATATCAAGCAATGCAAGGGCTGTCTTCCCAACCATTAAGAAATGCATGAATTAGTTGAAAAGCAAGACTATGAGTCTAAGTTAACTGTAACAGCTACAACTGAATGCAAGTAATATTTTTCAGGGATAATATATAATCCTAGGTTTCTAACCGTGCCATTCGCCTATTCGAACAATATATTAGAAAACAAAGCACATCATAATCCAATTTAAGCCATCaaatacaaacacaaaaacaaaacccagtCCCAGTTTCGCCAAAAGGCAAGATTTTCCCACCGAGACAATCCATCAAACAACTGATGGGCATCACAATTATCCCAAGAACACAACACAAAATGCAAAAGAGGGTGTTCATTGTAATATATTACAATTTGAAAGGCAATCGACAGAATTCAAATGAGGAAAAGGGAAGACTTACCTGTGCTTGGTCGAAGAAGTTATAGGTTGGTTCAGAGTTCAGACATCGCGGTTGGACCGTTGGAGCAGCTCTCACAGCTGCTTaaacaagaggaagaagaagaagaagagtagGCTCGACAGAGGAAGGAGGAGGCGGAAGCAGTTGCATTACGAGAGGTAGGGGCGGCAACAATGGCGGATGGCAAGGAGTGAGTGACTGGGTGGAGTGGCTACAATAGGATCGTGTGGTGGGGGAGAGAAGAGGTCGGGGATATGAAACATGGGATAATTGCGATCACCATAAAAAATGAGGTCCGTTTGTACCGTTGGATTATTGGGTGGGATTTAATCACACATCCACTCCACCGTTGGATTGGATATTTTCTCACAGTCAGAGAGCATTCTCTCTCTGGCGACTTGCGAGCTGCGACAACCATCACCATCGTCTCCTTCCAAACCTTCCAAACGCCACCACCCCCATACGGCCATCTCCGACCACTTTACGCCATCGGCGAGCAACCCCCACCCCCGTCTCTGATTTTCGTCGCCCTCTGGATCTCTCACCCTCCTTCTCACAGCTCTCTCCGGATCAATCTCGCATCTCAGTAACAGGCAAGTGAGTTTCTTTTGGTATTTTTAggttaaatcattaatttctttTGGAACAAAGAGAACCCAGAACTTGATCAGCAGTACGTTGTCCGAAAATCGATTTGAGTTGTAGAGTTTCTTTAAATTGTGGACAACAATGTGCATGTATTGTTTGTTCTGTTGTTCTGCAGTGTTTTATATAGATGGTGTGTGTGTGATCCTTAACTGGGTCTGGTGTCTATCGGATGGTTAACTGGTGGCAACGTCGGACAACGATGCTAATGGCATTATGTACAATTTCTTCTAGAACAAAGAGAACCCACAACACGATTTGAGAAGTACTCCCTTTTGGAAAATTGATTTGGTTTGAACATTTCCTTGAATTGTAAAAATTAATGTGCATTTGATGCTGCATTTGGTTTTTCTTCTGTACTTGTGTGTAATGTTTTGTTTAGACAGTGCTTTTCGAACATTATGTTCAGGGAAACCACGTACTAAAGAATCAATTTTTTGTTGTACTCATAAATTCTTGCTTTAATATGTTGTCTTGATCTATTATTCAAGACGTTATTGCCTCTCTCCGGTCGCATGTTTCTCATGCATTTGTAAAGCTTTCAGCCGCGTTTACGTCACAGAATTTTGTATTACATTTTGGGAGGCTCGACCATCTTGTTGCCTGTCACTAACTTGTGCCCATATgctataaaaatatgaaaaattaaacGGAGACTAAGAGCTGAAAACATGCGTTTTACTAACATGTATATGGAATCTAGTGTTTGTTGGATTGACAATATTGGTTAACCACATATATTTAGTTgaatttgcattatgatttttgtttcttgattgTGTTAGTTTTCAGATACAGAGATTGAGAACATGAGTGTTCTTTTTAAGTATCATATAGTTGTAAATATGATACTTATGCGAGATCGGAGTTAAACAAGAAGACTATATCCGCATCCAAATTGGACATATGCTTAATAGAATTTCAGTTTGTGTTTTTCTaggttttgaactttttatgCAAACAACTCTGTATTCACATTTGTTTGTTAACTCATGAGTTTTGACAGTGTTATAGATTTGTATGTATTTTTGGTTCAGGAATTTGATGTGATTGTAGGGAAATTTATACAGGGAACAAATTGACATTTCGATTGATATAATGGATAGCATTTTATAAACTTGGTCGAAACGAAAAGTTTTGTTATGAAATTCACTGTTAATTTTTCAACAGTTAATATTTCaatccaacaaaaataaaaacagttaaaattattttattcacTTCCTATTTTTaatgtgaatttttttattagataGTTAAATTTTATTGCAAATCGAACCCAAAACCAATGTTAGTATTATTACTCAGTTAAGATGTGAACTTTATGTGCAGGTACACCAAGATGGAGAGAAGACATGAACACCTTCAATGTAAAAACTATTTGAACATCTTCAATGTAAAAACAATGCCTGTCTTTACTTTCAAATCCCAGATCTAGGCTCTAGCCCTACAACAATGGTGGGACCGAAGAGACACTTCCTCCCACTCCTCCTCTTGTCTCTTTCCATcctctccatcttcttctcctATTACCACTCCTCTCTCCCCCACTCACCCCCAAGCCCTAACCCTAAATTCACTCTCCTTCCCCAAAATTCTGACTCCAACCCCAATTTCACCTTCATCATCAAGGTCCTCACCTTCAATCGGCTTGACTCGGTAGCTCGCTGCCTACGTTCCCTTGCTGCCGCCAACTACCTCACTGACGAGGTCCATCTCCACGTCTACGTTGACCATTTTGCCCTCGGGGATGCCCCTTCAAGTTCAAACATTGATCAAAAGTTGCAGGAGTCGCATCGGATTTTGGAGTTTGTAGATGAGTTTGAGTGGAAATTTGGGAGCAAACTTGTCCATTACCGGACTGCAAATGTTGGCCTGCAGGCCCAATGGTTGGAGGCCTGGTGGCCCAACTCTGACAACGAGTTCACTTTTGTTGTGGAAGATGACTTGGAGGTCTCACCGCTGTATTACAAGTTTCTGACAAGTCTGATCGTGAATTACTATTACAATGCCTCTAACTATCGTCCCTACATCTACGGGGCATCGCTGCAGCGACCAAGGTTTGTCCCAGGTACCAtcctgttttgttttctttgtctgttatttttcttttttctaatttaGTTGCCCAAAAAGGAA from Pyrus communis chromosome 4, drPyrComm1.1, whole genome shotgun sequence harbors:
- the LOC137731843 gene encoding glutamyl-tRNA(Gln) amidotransferase subunit B, chloroplastic/mitochondrial-like — its product is MASTIFRSLHTNPCLLHPTALLRRKDVILYCTMRSAQTQTAATPDKVKPQVKVAPNIQNKTLEKASKDYEAVIGIETHVQLNTLTKAFCSCPYNYGSPPNTSVCPVCMGLPGALPVLNMKVIESAIKVGLSLNCKLSFNSKFDRKQYFYPDLPKGYQISQFDVPIATGGYIDVDLPLEYGGGHRKFGITRVHMEEDAGKLLHSEGGIYFMQVDLNRAGVPLLEIVSEPDMRTGIEAAEYAAELQRLVRYLGVSNGNMQEGSLRCDVNISVRPIGHIEFGTKVEIKNLNSFSSVSRAIDYEISRQVLLHSQGEDKEIVQETRLWEEGAQKTITMRKKEGLADYRYFPEPDLPGVFLTQDYVGGIRNTLPELPETKRRRYEKMGLSMQDVLFLANDVNVAEFFDTTITKGADVKLATNWIMGDIAAYMKNEKLTINEIKLSPQELAELIASIKDGTTSGKIGKEILFELLAKGGTVKGLIEEKDLVQIVDPAEIEKMVEKVVSENPKQLEQYRGGKTKLQGYFAGQVMKLSKGKANPGLLNKILLEKLNAKS
- the LOC137732772 gene encoding F-box/kelch-repeat protein KIB1-like, with the translated sequence MFGKVYHRRHIERRTTSPNWSDLRSEILELIMKNLSFLDMLRFKSVCSSWNQAMKCYYATSFPQTSPWLMLPSDQENVHNDISTRCFYSLKEDEVYTVKNVLQECHDDWCVGSSHGWLVIMDNNAVPHLLNPVSRRRIQLPKIWSLQNCTSNPDSIEQLRMTFICKAVLSSDPSCNGNFVVVIIYGVLSSKLGFCKYGEEGSRWRGLEGVHGEYCDVIFHKEKLYALAGDGSVEVWRDFNNSSTPIKTMNLHQPYLELENVNHIIRDFSKDKYSTQTYLVESLGEILSVGRVIGNFVNHEGTAILEGDLDEYGYFCPYRTLQFYVLKLNFTASKWEKVESLRGRALFLGGNQSMSLSTPDFLECEENSIYFTDDRWDEINFNAGSVDDNRYGGHDVGIYNIGNKVVKPIYQFEKWRVDPPPFWIVPNPW